TGCGATTCTATAAGCAATTGCTTAATAGATGAAAACATACGCTTTTGCAATACCGGAAAATTAAGCAACTCATCAGAAAATTGAATAGTAACCACGTGATTTCCGTTTACAATTTCACCACGCCATGCATGAGACAGGTTAGAACCTATCATAACCAGATCCAATTCATCAAAATATTCAATAGAATCACCTACAATTCGCTTCCCCCTATCGTTTATAACCAAATTAATTTCAAAATCGGGATGATAATGTACGGGATAATCAAATTTAGCATTCGGATAATTTAGAACAATAAAAAGGTCTTCTGCCGAAATGGGCGTAATTTCTCTTTGTATATCTTTCATAAGACAAAATTAATTTTTAATGCGGCAAATTTACGAATAATTAATCAATAATTTAAAAAATATCGTTCAAAAAAGTACAATTAATAAACATAAATATATACAAAAAAAGAAAAACTATATGGTTACTTTTGTCTTGTCAAAATTCACCCATAAAAAACACAGAAAATTATGAATAATTTTTCAATAGATACTGTAGATCTAATAATCGTTATTGTTTATTTAGCTTTTATTGTATGGTGGGGATTAAAAAAAGGAAACAGTAAAGATTCAAAATCATATTTTCTTGCGGGCAGGTCAATGCCTTGGTGGATTGTAGGGCTATCGTTATTTGCAGCAAGTATATCAAGTACGACACTCATAGGGCAATCGGGCGATGCTTACCATACTGGACTTGCCGTTTTCAATTATAATCTTACAGGTGTAGTAGTAATGGTATTTTTTGCTGTATTTCTTCTGCCTCTTTATATCAAATCAAATATTTTTACTATTCCGGAATTTCTCGAACGACGTTTTGACTCCCGTTCACGTTATTATTTTTCGGCTATTTGTATTATTGGAAATGTATTTTTAGATGCAGCCGGAGCTTTATATGCTGCCGCTCTTATCATTAAACTCATCTTTCCTGCTGTCGATTTACAGCTTATCATATTTATATTTGCAATTATTGCCGCTTCGTATGCTATTCCGGGTGGACTTTCCTCTGTTATCAATACAGAATTGATACAGGCAATGGTACTTATTATAGGTTCAACTATCCTCACATATATGTGCTTTCATCTGGGTGGCGACTATTTCTACAATCTTTTCAACAGCGATGATATGTTGACTAAGCTTATCAGACCACTTACAGATAATGCCACACCTTGGCTAGGTTTGATAGTTGGTATGCCAATATTGGGTATTTATTTCTGGGCAAATAATCAAACGTTGGTTCAGCGTGTGTTAAGTGCAAAATCGCTGGACGAAGGACGAAAAGGTGTAATTCTTACCGGCTTTCTTACTTTGACCACTTTGTTTATTATTGCTATTCCCGGTTTAATTTCAAAGAATTTATTTCCCGGATTGGAAAAACCCGACATGGTTTACCCTACAATGGTGTTGAAACTAATGCCGGTTGGACTTCTTGGAATTTTATTAGCCGCACTCATATCTGCTTTGACTGCCGCATTAAGCGCTATTTTAAATTCGACTGCTACACTATTTACAATGGACTTTTATACTAAAATAGATAAGAATGCCGATTCAATAAAACTTGTAAGAATAGGTAAAATTACGTCTTTAATAGTGATTCTTACGGCGGCTATTTGGGCTCCGCAAATTGGAAAATTTGGTTCTTTATTGAAATATTATCAAGAAATGCTTTCATATATTGCGCCGCCTATTGTTGCTGCATTTGTTATCGGTATTTTCAACAAACGTGTAAACGGAACCGGGACTTTTATTGCGCTAATGACGGGATTAGCAATTGCCTTTTCAATGATATTTTTCAAAAAAGCAATTTTCGGTAATTTACATTTTCTTTTGATAGTGCCATTCCTATTTGGTTTCAGCCTAATAGTCATATACATTGCCAGTCTTTTCTTCCCGAAGCCCGGTGAAGATAAATTGAAAGAAACCACTTTTTCTATTGAAAATTTCAAAAAAGAAACCATTGAACTGAAAACTGCGGCTTGGTATAATAATTATCGCATTTGGGCAATAACCTTATTAGTTATGTGTACAATAATTTGGATAATATTTAGATAATTGCGTGACCTACATAATAATTCATAAAAAGACAATTAAAAATTGGACTGTATCAACTTAAATATATGAAATTAAAGAAATTTGAAAACAACCCTATTCTTTCTCCAAACAAAAAAAACGACTGGGAAAGTTTAGTAACTTGTAATCCGGGAGTTATATACGATGACGGTACATTTTATATGCTTTACCGTGCAGCAGGAAACGATGAGGAACATACTATTCATTTTGGTTTAGCTACCAGTAAAGATGGATTTCATTTTAAACGAGAATCGGACGAACCTGTTTTTGGACCAAGTGAAAATGGTCCAGATGGCGGTGGTGTGGAAGATGCGCGTATTGTAAAATTTGATAACGATTTTTATATAACTTATGCTTATCGCCCATTTTCTCCGGGACAGTATTGGAACTTTGGTCACGATGAAATTTTGCTTCCGGAATGTGGAAACAATGCTCCTGTAGCTATTAAAAAAAACTTGGGAAATTCAGGATTAGCCGTAACACAAGATTTTAAAACTTTCAGACGATTAGGCAGATTAACTTCTCCCGTATTAGACGACCGTGATGTTATTCTTTTTCCTGAAAAAATCAATGGAAAATATGTTTTATTGCACCGTCCCAAGGAGTATATAGGTGAAAAGTATGGCGTACAATATCCTTCTATTTGGATTAAATTTTCAGATGACATTTTGAATTGGGAAGATAAAGAAAGTCATTTATTACTTACCGGAAGAGAAAACACATGGGAAGAAAAAATAGGAGGTAGCACACCACCCCTTAAAACGGATAAAGGTTGGCTGGTATTATACCATGGAGTTGAAAAAGGCGGGCTGGGTTATTATCGTGTTGGAGCCATGTTATTAGATTTGAACAATCCGTTAAAAATACTTGCCCGAACAAAAGAATGCATTTTAGAGCCGGAATTTGATTTTGAAATAAACGGATATTACAAAGGATGTGTCTTCCCTACGGGAAATGTAATTTTAGATGGAACACTTTATGTTTATTACGGAGGAGCCGATAAATATGTAGGTGTAGCGACTTGCAAAGTAGAGGAACTCTTAGATTTTTTACTTTGTGAAAACTAAGGATACTAAATTAAAAAACAACAGAAAAATTAACTTTTTGATATCATGAAACAACATTGTAAAAGAAAAACATTTAATATTATCCTTAAAAAATTAGGGTTAATATTTATTTTGCTTATTGCCTGTTTACAAATAGCAATAGCTCAAAATGAAATGAATGTTTCCGGTACTGTTTCCGATATTAACGGAGAACCACTTATGGGTGTTTCCGTTAAAATTTCAGGGACGTCATACGGCACGAATACAAATATGGAGGGAAGATTTCAACTTGCAAATGTTCCTAATAATGCCAAACTTGAATTCTCGTATGTGGGAATGGAAACAATAATTGTTCCCGTATCAGGACAAAAAATAATAAATGTCACACTAAAAGAAAATGTGAAATCAATGGACGAAGTAGTTGTAATCGGTTATGGAACAACTAAAAGAGGAGATCTTACAGGTTCTATCGCAAGTGTAAATACAGAACAATTGAAGACTATTCCGGCCAATTCATTCGAAGGACTTTTGCAAGGACGCGTTGCGGGAATACAAATTTATAATTCTTCGCAAGAACCGGGAGCAGCATCCGTAGTACGTGTACGTGGGAGTAGTTCGTTACGTGCGTCCAATTCTCCTCTCTTAGTAGTAGATGGCTTCCCGTTTGGCGATGCCGGCGATATGAAACAAATTAATCCTGAAGACATAGTTTCAATTGAAGTATTGAAAGATGCTTCTGCTTGCGCTATT
The genomic region above belongs to uncultured Paludibacter sp. and contains:
- a CDS encoding Sodium/glucose cotransporter 2 is translated as MNNFSIDTVDLIIVIVYLAFIVWWGLKKGNSKDSKSYFLAGRSMPWWIVGLSLFAASISSTTLIGQSGDAYHTGLAVFNYNLTGVVVMVFFAVFLLPLYIKSNIFTIPEFLERRFDSRSRYYFSAICIIGNVFLDAAGALYAAALIIKLIFPAVDLQLIIFIFAIIAASYAIPGGLSSVINTELIQAMVLIIGSTILTYMCFHLGGDYFYNLFNSDDMLTKLIRPLTDNATPWLGLIVGMPILGIYFWANNQTLVQRVLSAKSLDEGRKGVILTGFLTLTTLFIIAIPGLISKNLFPGLEKPDMVYPTMVLKLMPVGLLGILLAALISALTAALSAILNSTATLFTMDFYTKIDKNADSIKLVRIGKITSLIVILTAAIWAPQIGKFGSLLKYYQEMLSYIAPPIVAAFVIGIFNKRVNGTGTFIALMTGLAIAFSMIFFKKAIFGNLHFLLIVPFLFGFSLIVIYIASLFFPKPGEDKLKETTFSIENFKKETIELKTAAWYNNYRIWAITLLVMCTIIWIIFR
- a CDS encoding conserved hypothetical protein (Evidence 4 : Unknown function but conserved in other organisms), with protein sequence MKLKKFENNPILSPNKKNDWESLVTCNPGVIYDDGTFYMLYRAAGNDEEHTIHFGLATSKDGFHFKRESDEPVFGPSENGPDGGGVEDARIVKFDNDFYITYAYRPFSPGQYWNFGHDEILLPECGNNAPVAIKKNLGNSGLAVTQDFKTFRRLGRLTSPVLDDRDVILFPEKINGKYVLLHRPKEYIGEKYGVQYPSIWIKFSDDILNWEDKESHLLLTGRENTWEEKIGGSTPPLKTDKGWLVLYHGVEKGGLGYYRVGAMLLDLNNPLKILARTKECILEPEFDFEINGYYKGCVFPTGNVILDGTLYVYYGGADKYVGVATCKVEELLDFLLCEN